One genomic segment of Bradyrhizobium diazoefficiens includes these proteins:
- a CDS encoding glycerophosphodiester phosphodiesterase, translating to MRAPDWLTARPIAHRGLHDISRGIVENMPGAVQAAIAGNFSIEVDIQLSADGEAMIHHDHALGRLTEATGEVVSKTAAELKAVRFKDTAERMMSLSDLCATVAGRVPLVIEVKSRFDGDRKLVRRMAEVLSSYDGPAVGMSFDPDQVLALRELLPNRPRGIVAQRTYEDEYWADLTQEQRDSMLYLRHGFQTQPHFVAFKVDHLPAPAPWIARNVFGCALLGWTVRRGEQRTRVGQYADQMIFEGFVP from the coding sequence ATGCGCGCTCCGGATTGGCTGACAGCCCGGCCGATCGCCCATCGCGGCCTGCACGACATTTCGCGCGGCATCGTCGAGAACATGCCGGGCGCGGTGCAGGCGGCGATCGCGGGCAATTTCTCGATCGAGGTCGACATCCAGCTGTCGGCCGACGGCGAGGCGATGATCCATCACGACCATGCGCTCGGCCGCCTCACCGAGGCGACCGGCGAAGTGGTCTCGAAGACCGCGGCGGAGCTGAAGGCGGTCAGGTTCAAGGACACCGCCGAGCGGATGATGTCGCTGTCCGATCTCTGCGCCACCGTCGCCGGCCGCGTGCCGCTGGTGATCGAGGTGAAGAGCCGTTTTGACGGCGACCGCAAGCTGGTGAGGCGGATGGCCGAGGTGCTGTCATCTTACGATGGCCCCGCCGTCGGCATGTCGTTCGATCCCGACCAGGTGCTGGCGCTGCGCGAGCTGTTGCCCAACCGTCCGCGCGGCATCGTCGCGCAGCGGACCTATGAGGACGAGTATTGGGCCGACCTGACCCAGGAGCAGCGCGACAGCATGCTGTACCTGCGCCACGGCTTCCAGACCCAGCCGCATTTCGTCGCCTTCAAGGTCGATCACCTCCCGGCCCCAGCCCCCTGGATCGCCCGCAATGTGTTCGGCTGCGCCTTGCTCGGTTGGACCGTGCGCAGGGGCGAGCAGCGGACGCGGGTCGGCCAATACGCGGATCAGATGATCTTTGAGGGGTTCGTGCCGTAG
- a CDS encoding RidA family protein has translation MAGTVEQKLAEQGIKLHEAPTPVANYVPFVRTGNLLFVSGQVCFDPSGKLIAKGKLGAGVSLEDGAAAARGCAVNLLAQVKAALGDLDKVVRVVRLGGFINSAPDFLDGPKVLNGASDLMVAAFGDKGRHARTTVGVASLPADAAVEVDGVFEVA, from the coding sequence ATGGCGGGCACGGTCGAGCAGAAACTGGCGGAACAGGGCATCAAGCTGCACGAGGCCCCCACCCCCGTCGCCAACTACGTCCCCTTCGTACGCACTGGCAATTTGCTGTTCGTCTCCGGCCAGGTCTGCTTCGATCCCTCAGGCAAGCTGATTGCCAAGGGCAAGCTCGGCGCCGGCGTCTCTCTCGAGGACGGCGCCGCGGCCGCGCGCGGCTGTGCCGTCAACCTGCTGGCCCAGGTCAAGGCGGCGCTCGGCGACCTTGACAAGGTGGTGCGCGTTGTGCGCCTCGGCGGTTTCATCAACTCGGCGCCGGATTTTTTGGACGGGCCGAAGGTGCTCAACGGCGCCTCCGACCTGATGGTCGCTGCGTTCGGCGACAAGGGCCGCCATGCCCGCACCACCGTCGGCGTCGCCTCCCTGCCCGCGGATGCGGCGGTCGAGGTCGACGGCGTGTTCGAGGTCGCCTGA
- a CDS encoding cell envelope integrity EipB family protein: protein MLHLFRTSLGMMALAAASFGPGSGAQAANGPFLAHQALYDLSLVKSRSNSVNSARGRILYNFTGSTCEGYTSEFRQVSELDSGEGKVTLSDLRSNSWEDAAGKSYRFKIETRMNEADAGRVDGSAERDGDHINVKLKLPAPKTFTLDGKIVFPTEQIQRIIAAAKEGKSLLELSVYDGSDDGQKVYNTLTVIGQPIPADRVTSSDPSTSDEHMKSLKRWPVTVSYFDRDVQQKEGEQTPVYAMSFELYENGVSRQLVLDYNDFVISGAMGKFDVKDSKPCN, encoded by the coding sequence ATGCTGCACCTTTTCCGGACCTCGCTCGGCATGATGGCGCTCGCGGCGGCCAGTTTCGGCCCCGGCAGCGGGGCGCAAGCCGCCAACGGTCCGTTCCTCGCGCACCAGGCGCTGTACGACCTCAGCCTCGTCAAATCGCGCTCCAATTCGGTCAACAGTGCGCGGGGTCGCATTCTTTACAACTTCACCGGGAGCACTTGCGAAGGGTACACTTCGGAATTCCGCCAGGTGTCCGAGCTCGACAGCGGCGAGGGAAAGGTCACGCTCAGCGATCTCCGCTCCAATTCCTGGGAGGACGCCGCCGGCAAGAGCTACCGCTTCAAGATCGAGACGCGGATGAACGAGGCCGATGCCGGTCGGGTCGACGGTTCGGCGGAACGCGACGGCGACCACATCAACGTCAAGCTGAAGCTGCCCGCGCCCAAGACCTTCACCCTCGACGGCAAGATCGTGTTCCCGACCGAGCAGATCCAGCGCATCATCGCGGCGGCGAAGGAGGGCAAGTCGCTGCTGGAGCTCTCCGTCTATGACGGCTCCGACGACGGCCAGAAGGTCTACAACACGCTCACAGTGATCGGCCAGCCGATTCCCGCCGACCGCGTCACGTCGTCCGATCCGTCGACCTCCGACGAGCACATGAAATCGCTCAAGCGCTGGCCCGTCACGGTGAGCTATTTCGACCGCGACGTTCAGCAGAAAGAAGGCGAGCAAACGCCCGTCTATGCAATGTCGTTCGAGCTCTACGAGAACGGCGTCTCCCGCCAGCTCGTGCTCGATTACAACGATTTCGTCATCTCCGGCGCCATGGGCAAGTTCGACGTCAAGGACAGCAAGCCCTGCAACTAA
- a CDS encoding autotransporter strand-loop-strand O-heptosyltransferase, with protein sequence MNIAHVPTSAPGANGSSRPPAPGPGDAAPSPQSARAPSPGPDKLPFRPPADVPTQSGPLGIRFDFNDGCRVWLPDSNGPYRVRLSDIDSGNVLFETEIKSGRINSTKRYFVRVRLEIRIKDEIVLQHDYSAADRDILIQLPEMTLGDTIGWFPYADRFRALHGCRLTCTMSEKVIPLFRTAYPDITLLGHSELDPRRYYATYNIGLFFDDQDHVCQPCDFRHVGLHRTAGYILGVDPAEQPPRIALAEDTAPIEQPYVCIAVQSTTQCKYWNNPHGWRETVRFLKQAGYRVICIDQKPVHGSGVVWTHIPHGAEDETGDRPLQERARWLKYAAFFVGLSSGLSWLAWATGTPVVLISGFTHPTNEFTTPYRVVNYHACNSCWNDPVHRFDHKDFLWCPRHKDTPRQFECTRLITFDQVRRTIENIPGFGTRNGNRTQ encoded by the coding sequence ATGAATATTGCGCACGTCCCAACATCCGCGCCGGGCGCGAACGGCTCATCCCGGCCTCCGGCGCCCGGGCCGGGTGATGCTGCGCCGTCGCCGCAGAGCGCGCGGGCGCCATCGCCGGGGCCAGACAAGCTGCCGTTCCGTCCGCCAGCCGACGTCCCAACCCAGTCCGGCCCGCTCGGCATTCGCTTCGACTTCAACGACGGCTGCCGGGTGTGGCTCCCCGACAGCAACGGCCCCTACCGGGTCAGGCTGAGCGACATCGACAGCGGCAATGTCCTGTTCGAAACCGAGATCAAGTCGGGCCGCATCAATTCGACCAAGCGCTACTTCGTGCGCGTCCGGCTCGAGATCCGGATCAAGGACGAGATCGTCCTCCAGCACGATTATTCGGCCGCCGATCGCGACATCCTGATCCAACTTCCCGAGATGACACTGGGGGATACCATCGGGTGGTTTCCCTACGCGGACAGATTTCGCGCCCTCCACGGCTGCCGCCTGACCTGCACGATGTCCGAGAAGGTCATCCCGCTGTTCCGCACGGCCTATCCTGACATCACGCTGCTCGGTCATAGCGAGCTCGATCCACGCCGCTACTACGCGACGTACAATATCGGACTGTTCTTTGACGATCAGGACCACGTGTGTCAGCCCTGCGACTTCCGCCATGTCGGCCTGCATCGCACCGCAGGCTACATCCTCGGGGTGGATCCGGCCGAACAGCCGCCGCGCATTGCGTTGGCCGAGGATACCGCTCCGATCGAGCAGCCTTACGTCTGCATCGCCGTGCAGAGCACGACGCAGTGCAAATATTGGAATAATCCGCACGGCTGGCGCGAAACCGTCCGCTTCCTGAAGCAAGCCGGCTACCGGGTGATCTGCATCGACCAGAAGCCGGTTCACGGCTCCGGCGTGGTGTGGACGCACATTCCGCATGGCGCCGAGGACGAGACCGGCGACCGCCCGCTCCAGGAGCGCGCGCGTTGGCTCAAGTACGCCGCATTCTTCGTCGGCTTGTCGAGCGGGCTGTCATGGCTTGCCTGGGCGACCGGAACGCCGGTCGTGCTCATCAGCGGCTTCACGCATCCGACCAACGAGTTCACGACACCCTACCGCGTCGTCAACTATCACGCCTGCAATTCCTGCTGGAACGATCCTGTTCACAGGTTCGACCACAAAGATTTTCTGTGGTGCCCACGCCACAAGGATACGCCGCGGCAATTCGAGTGCACGCGGTTGATCACCTTCGACCAAGTGAGACGCACGATCGAGAACATCCCGGGCTTCGGGACGCGAAACGGAAATAGGACACAGTGA
- a CDS encoding type I secretion system permease/ATPase, with the protein MAEDAVSEPSGDPGLHAIVALLRLNGVGASLDQVRHQFGNTIGVTEILRCAKGFGLKAKMVSTRWDRLAGIAMPCIAVLRDGGFLLLGKAGEDKIIVQVPDASKPDLMTRAEFEAVWDGRAILVAKRALLTDLSRRFDITWFLGAIHKYRRLLAEVLVGSLFLQLFALVSPLLFQVVIDKVLVHRSITTLDVVVTGLVAIAIFETILGALRTYLFSHTTNRIDVELGARLFRHLLALPIGYFRARRVGDSVARVRELENIRNFLTSSALTIAIDLFFTTVFIAVMWFYSPLLTLVTLVSFPFSIAISAGVSPAFRWRLDEKFQRGAENQAFLVECVTGIETLKAMALEPQMQRRWEEQLAAYVAASFRVISLGNTASQAIQLVSKVATAAILYFGARLVIGGDLTVGELVAFNLLAGRVSTPVLRLAQIWQDFHQARLSVQRLGDILNTPAEPVYTPGRAALPAIRGDIKFEHVTFRYRIDGPEILSDVSLSVPAGQFVGVVGTSGSGKSTLAKLIQRLYVPESGRVLVDGTDLAMVDPTWLRRQIGIVLQENILFNRTVRDNIALGDPAMPIERVIEAARLAGAHDFILELPEGYDTVVGEQGSTLSGGQRQRIAIARALMTNPRILILDEATSALDYESERIVQQNMLQIAKGRTVFVIAHRLSTLRMAHRIITMDRGRLIEDGTHDDLVKTGGRYATLFRLQAGLHEIS; encoded by the coding sequence ATGGCTGAAGATGCGGTCTCCGAGCCGTCCGGCGATCCGGGCCTTCACGCGATCGTCGCCTTGTTGCGTCTGAACGGCGTGGGGGCGAGCCTGGACCAGGTCCGGCATCAATTCGGCAACACGATCGGCGTCACCGAGATCCTGCGCTGCGCAAAAGGCTTCGGCCTAAAGGCGAAGATGGTCTCCACGCGGTGGGACCGGCTCGCCGGGATAGCGATGCCGTGCATCGCGGTCTTGCGCGACGGCGGCTTTCTGCTGCTCGGCAAGGCCGGGGAGGACAAGATCATCGTCCAGGTGCCGGACGCCTCGAAGCCGGACCTGATGACCCGGGCGGAGTTCGAGGCGGTGTGGGACGGCCGCGCGATCCTGGTCGCCAAGCGCGCGCTGCTGACCGATCTCTCCCGGCGCTTCGACATCACCTGGTTCCTGGGGGCGATCCACAAATACCGGCGGCTGCTCGCCGAGGTGCTGGTCGGCTCGCTCTTCCTCCAGCTGTTCGCGCTGGTCTCCCCGTTGCTGTTCCAGGTGGTGATCGACAAGGTGCTGGTCCATCGCAGCATCACCACATTGGACGTCGTGGTGACCGGGCTGGTCGCGATCGCGATCTTCGAGACGATCCTCGGTGCGCTCCGGACCTATCTGTTTTCGCACACCACCAATCGCATCGACGTCGAGTTGGGGGCGCGGCTGTTTCGGCATCTGCTGGCGCTTCCCATCGGCTACTTCCGGGCGCGTCGGGTCGGCGACTCCGTCGCGCGGGTGCGGGAGCTGGAGAACATCCGCAATTTTCTCACCAGCTCCGCGCTGACCATCGCGATCGATCTGTTCTTCACCACCGTCTTCATCGCGGTGATGTGGTTCTATTCGCCGCTGCTGACGCTGGTCACGCTCGTCTCGTTTCCGTTCTCCATTGCCATCTCGGCGGGCGTCAGTCCGGCGTTCCGCTGGCGTCTCGACGAAAAATTCCAGCGTGGCGCGGAGAACCAGGCATTCCTGGTGGAATGCGTCACGGGCATCGAGACCCTGAAGGCGATGGCGCTGGAGCCGCAGATGCAGCGGCGCTGGGAGGAGCAGCTCGCTGCTTACGTGGCGGCGAGCTTTCGCGTCATCAGCCTCGGCAATACCGCAAGCCAAGCCATCCAGCTCGTCAGCAAAGTGGCGACGGCCGCGATCCTGTATTTCGGTGCGAGGCTCGTCATTGGGGGCGACCTGACCGTCGGCGAGCTTGTCGCCTTCAATCTCCTGGCCGGCCGCGTCAGTACGCCGGTGCTTCGCCTGGCGCAGATCTGGCAGGATTTCCATCAGGCGCGATTGTCGGTGCAGCGCCTGGGCGACATCCTGAACACGCCGGCAGAGCCGGTGTACACGCCGGGGCGCGCGGCGTTGCCCGCGATCCGCGGCGACATCAAATTCGAGCATGTCACATTTCGTTACCGTATCGACGGTCCCGAGATTCTCAGCGATGTCAGCCTGAGCGTGCCGGCGGGGCAGTTCGTCGGGGTGGTCGGCACCTCGGGATCGGGCAAGAGCACGCTCGCCAAGCTGATTCAGCGGCTCTACGTGCCCGAGAGCGGGCGCGTGCTGGTGGACGGCACCGATCTGGCGATGGTCGATCCGACCTGGCTGCGCCGGCAGATCGGCATCGTGCTGCAGGAGAACATCCTGTTCAACCGCACCGTCCGCGACAACATCGCGCTCGGCGATCCGGCGATGCCGATCGAGCGCGTGATCGAAGCCGCGAGGCTCGCCGGCGCGCACGACTTCATCCTCGAGCTTCCCGAAGGCTATGACACGGTCGTTGGCGAGCAGGGGAGCACGCTGTCTGGCGGCCAGCGGCAGCGCATCGCGATCGCGCGGGCGCTGATGACCAATCCGCGCATCCTGATCCTCGACGAGGCCACGAGCGCGCTCGACTACGAGAGCGAGCGGATCGTCCAGCAGAACATGCTACAGATCGCCAAGGGACGCACCGTCTTCGTGATCGCGCATCGCCTTTCAACGCTGCGCATGGCCCACCGCATTATTACGATGGATCGCGGCCGCCTGATCGAGGACGGCACCCATGACGATTTGGTCAAGACCGGCGGCCGCTACGCCACGCTGTTCCGACTTCAGGCGGGCTTGCATGAAATCAGCTAG
- a CDS encoding HlyD family type I secretion periplasmic adaptor subunit has product MKSASKVVAFPAGKDPVRSRDEIAFLPAALEIVEAPPNPVGRAIGAVIVSAFAVAIVWACLGTVDIVAVAPGKVIPSGRTKVIQPFETGVVRAIQVADGQPVRAGDVLVDLDSTMNEAELGHLKSDLMGAQLETARLRAALAGGGDPVADFHPPEGAPAELVKVQRRFLASQAAEQTAKLASIEHQVAQKEAERATIAATIGKLEATIPLLQQRVDMRKQLFDKELGSKIFYLQEFQDLVGQQQELVVQRSRSREADAALAALRETGTKTTAEYQRSLSDDLAKAEQKAAGLMQDVVKAEQRRSFQRLTASVDGIVQQLAIHTVGGVVTPAQSLMVIVPLESRLEIEAMVSNRDIGFIEVGQDAAIKIDTFNFTRYGLVDGKVTSVSHDAITRDKPADKNGDRSLGTEQDSSEPKGQELVYSARIVPAKDRMLIDDKYVNLSPGMAVSVEIKTGTRSIISYLLSPLARYRHESMRER; this is encoded by the coding sequence ATGAAATCAGCTAGCAAAGTCGTAGCATTTCCGGCCGGCAAGGATCCGGTGCGGAGCAGGGACGAGATTGCCTTTCTGCCGGCCGCACTGGAGATCGTCGAGGCACCGCCCAATCCGGTTGGCCGCGCCATTGGGGCCGTGATCGTCTCTGCCTTTGCGGTGGCAATCGTCTGGGCCTGCCTCGGCACTGTCGATATCGTCGCGGTGGCGCCGGGCAAGGTGATCCCGAGCGGCCGGACCAAGGTGATCCAGCCGTTCGAGACCGGCGTCGTGCGTGCGATCCAGGTCGCCGATGGCCAGCCGGTGCGGGCAGGGGATGTGCTGGTTGATCTCGACTCCACGATGAACGAGGCCGAGCTCGGGCACCTCAAGAGCGATCTCATGGGCGCGCAGCTGGAAACCGCGCGGTTGCGCGCGGCTCTCGCCGGCGGCGGCGATCCGGTCGCCGACTTCCATCCACCCGAAGGTGCTCCAGCCGAGCTTGTGAAGGTGCAACGGCGATTTTTGGCGAGCCAGGCCGCCGAGCAGACCGCCAAGCTGGCCTCGATCGAGCACCAGGTCGCGCAGAAGGAGGCCGAGCGGGCCACGATCGCGGCAACGATCGGCAAGCTTGAGGCGACCATCCCGCTGCTCCAGCAGCGCGTCGACATGCGCAAGCAGCTGTTCGACAAGGAGCTGGGATCGAAGATCTTCTATCTCCAGGAGTTCCAGGATCTGGTCGGTCAGCAGCAGGAGCTCGTGGTGCAAAGGAGCCGGTCCAGGGAGGCCGATGCGGCCCTTGCTGCACTCAGGGAGACCGGGACCAAAACCACGGCCGAATATCAGCGTTCGCTGTCCGACGACCTTGCCAAGGCCGAACAGAAGGCCGCGGGCCTGATGCAGGACGTCGTCAAGGCCGAGCAGCGGAGGAGCTTTCAGCGCCTGACCGCGTCGGTCGACGGCATCGTCCAGCAGCTTGCGATCCACACGGTCGGCGGCGTCGTCACTCCCGCGCAGTCGTTGATGGTGATCGTGCCGCTGGAGAGCCGGCTGGAGATCGAGGCGATGGTGTCGAACCGCGACATCGGTTTCATCGAGGTCGGCCAGGACGCGGCAATCAAGATCGATACCTTCAATTTCACCCGATACGGGCTGGTGGACGGCAAGGTCACGAGCGTGTCGCACGATGCCATCACCCGCGACAAGCCCGCGGACAAGAATGGCGACAGATCTCTGGGCACCGAGCAGGACAGCAGCGAGCCCAAGGGGCAGGAGTTGGTCTATTCGGCCCGGATAGTTCCCGCGAAGGACCGGATGCTGATCGACGACAAATATGTCAATCTCTCACCCGGCATGGCCGTGAGCGTCGAGATCAAGACGGGGACGCGCTCGATCATCAGCTATCTGTTGTCACCGCTTGCGCGCTATCGGCACGAGAGCATGCGGGAGAGATAA
- a CDS encoding RidA family protein, whose translation MPKLDHLRPSGLHHNPAYSHVVTASGARTIYISGQVSVDEEGRIVGEGDIAAQTTQVMQNLGHALKAAGASYANIVKITTFVVNYKPELRPIIGKARSAFFEGMEPPASTLVGVSALAAPEWLIEIEAIAIAD comes from the coding sequence ATGCCCAAGCTCGATCATCTTCGCCCCAGCGGGCTGCATCACAATCCGGCCTATTCCCACGTCGTCACCGCCTCCGGCGCCCGCACCATCTACATTTCCGGGCAGGTGTCGGTGGACGAGGAGGGACGGATCGTCGGCGAGGGGGACATCGCCGCGCAAACGACGCAGGTGATGCAGAATCTCGGCCATGCGCTGAAAGCGGCCGGGGCGAGCTACGCCAACATCGTGAAGATCACGACGTTCGTTGTGAATTACAAGCCAGAGCTCCGCCCGATCATCGGCAAGGCCCGCTCGGCCTTCTTCGAAGGCATGGAGCCACCGGCCTCGACCCTCGTCGGCGTCTCCGCGCTCGCCGCGCCGGAGTGGTTGATCGAGATCGAGGCGATCGCAATCGCGGATTGA
- a CDS encoding ACT domain-containing protein: protein MGGERDLAALLRHMAPDLRPGIFVFSTISTRESIPTAISALLAFREQEGTTLVILREEAEAAGLRYAFPSRLITLTVHSALDAVGFLAAITARLAQAGISVNAVSAFHHDHLFVPLDRADEAMAILQEMSSAMRA from the coding sequence ATGGGAGGTGAACGCGATCTCGCCGCGTTGCTCAGACACATGGCGCCGGATCTGCGGCCGGGTATCTTCGTCTTCTCCACAATTTCGACACGCGAGAGTATCCCGACAGCGATCAGTGCGCTGCTGGCGTTTCGCGAACAGGAAGGTACGACGCTGGTGATCCTGCGCGAAGAGGCCGAAGCCGCAGGGCTACGCTACGCATTCCCCTCGCGCCTGATTACCTTGACGGTTCACTCGGCGCTCGATGCGGTGGGATTCCTGGCCGCGATCACGGCTCGCTTGGCCCAAGCCGGAATCAGCGTGAATGCGGTTTCGGCCTTCCACCATGACCATCTCTTCGTGCCCCTAGACAGGGCCGACGAGGCGATGGCCATCCTGCAAGAGATGTCCAGCGCAATGCGCGCCTAG